In Leptospira kanakyensis, a genomic segment contains:
- a CDS encoding MotA/TolQ/ExbB proton channel family protein, with the protein MQEYVEIGEELIFIAMGIASVIALAVFAERLIYYKKSLGKKNEDYLTEVRTSLQEEPEIHWKTDAGEESIYTRFLQFALKQLKLGRKGLDESLDGQILSEKLELEKRLPILNTLGNNAPFIGLLGTVLGVIKAFYGLGTLGSSGAEVVMRSISTALLATAAGLAVAIPVVMANNYFSRKSKVILQNLEILKKELLSYQMNKTKV; encoded by the coding sequence ATGCAAGAGTATGTAGAAATAGGTGAAGAATTAATCTTTATTGCAATGGGAATTGCGAGTGTGATTGCACTCGCCGTATTTGCAGAGAGATTAATTTATTATAAAAAATCTTTAGGTAAAAAAAACGAAGATTATCTAACCGAAGTTAGAACATCATTACAAGAAGAACCAGAAATTCACTGGAAAACGGATGCGGGTGAAGAATCTATTTATACAAGATTCCTACAATTTGCTCTCAAACAATTAAAATTAGGCCGCAAAGGTTTGGATGAAAGTTTAGATGGCCAAATCTTATCCGAAAAATTGGAATTAGAAAAACGTTTACCTATCTTAAATACACTTGGTAACAACGCTCCTTTTATTGGACTTTTAGGAACCGTATTAGGTGTCATCAAGGCTTTCTATGGTCTGGGAACTTTGGGAAGTTCTGGGGCAGAAGTAGTGATGCGTTCCATCTCAACAGCTCTACTAGCAACAGCGGCTGGTCTTGCAGTGGCCATTCCAGTGGTAATGGCAAACAATTATTTTTCAAGAAAGTCCAAGGTAATTCTACAGAATTTAGAAATCCTGAAAAAAGAACTACTCTCTTATCAAATGAATAAGACAAAGGTATAA
- a CDS encoding ExbD/TolR family protein, protein MAGASGSQDEEIGSINITPMVDVILVLLVIFMVTANFLKKESLNINLPKVQAADPNVAESVQVAITKTGALLLEGKDTDVTGLVRNLEREAKIRPNMRLTLSADESLPYGKITELMGIIRKAGVTKIALSVKK, encoded by the coding sequence ATGGCTGGAGCATCAGGTTCACAAGACGAAGAAATTGGAAGTATAAACATCACCCCAATGGTGGATGTGATTTTAGTACTTCTTGTCATTTTTATGGTAACGGCTAACTTTCTAAAAAAAGAAAGTTTGAATATCAATTTACCAAAAGTGCAAGCTGCTGATCCGAACGTTGCCGAGTCGGTACAAGTTGCCATTACAAAAACAGGCGCTCTCCTTTTGGAAGGAAAAGATACCGACGTTACGGGTTTGGTTCGAAATCTCGAAAGAGAAGCTAAAATTAGACCTAACATGCGCTTGACGTTATCAGCAGACGAAAGCCTTCCTTATGGTAAAATTACGGAGCTGATGGGAATCATCCGAAAAGCGGGTGTTACTAAAATTGCCCTCAGTGTAAAAAAATGA